A genomic segment from Lutzomyia longipalpis isolate SR_M1_2022 chromosome 3, ASM2433408v1 encodes:
- the LOC129793584 gene encoding zinc finger protein GLIS2 homolog — protein MLTQNLYNFRMGYPLFYLPPHPGTQQQHPVDFPLNSSNYHPLTPPYEFPSYGFSTTTEDSMRSAGESSYYPQFPTPPLSVSPRASGPNIRTTSVIVRVEDHRSTETKSSDSEDETICRWEQCNKTFRNLESLANHVNQMHAHSGPGGLYYCKWEGCPRSEGGQWRGFNARYKMLVHVRTHTKEKPHQCPECDKSFSRAENLKIHTRSHSGEKPYVCPVEGCNKAYSNSSDRFKHTRTHETDKPYVCKVPGCQKRYTDPSSLRKHVKTFKHASAETEIKVNVKIAASEDLQEAETAEMIDAQPSPHILEHSTEDSSYPQSHHPATFHGTLFHKIHPPTSKGFWYHSPIEGIKLEDMEIDLPLDLSLHRSK, from the exons ATGTTAACACAGAATTTATACAACTTCAGAATGGGGTATCCCCTATTCTACCTCCCACCGCATCCTGGGACGCAACAGCAGCATCCTGTTGACTTCCCACTAAACTCATCAAACTACCACCCATTGACACCACCCTACGAATTCCCATCGTATGgcttttccaccaccaccgaGGACTCCATGAGATCCGCCGGAGAGTCATCGTATTACCCACAATTCCCAACCCCACCACTATCAGTCTCCCCACGAGCATCGGGGCCAAATATTCGCACCACTTCTGTGATTGTTCGCGTTGAGGATCACCGAAGTACAGAGACAAAGTCCTCAGACAGTGAAGATGAGACGATATGCAGATGGGAACAGTGCAACAA AACCTTCCGGAATTTGGAGAGCTTAGCCAACCACGTGAATCAGATGCACGCCCATTCGGGACCCGGGGGGCTGTACTACTGCAAATGGGAAGGTTGCCCCCGCTCAGAAGGTGGTCAGTGGCGCGGTTTCAATGCCCGCTACAAAATGCTCGTTCACGTGCGAACACACACCAAAGAGAAGCCCCACCAGTGCCCGGAATGCGATAAGAGCTTCTCACGGGCGGAAAACCTCAAGATTCACACGCGCAGCCATTCGGGTGAGAAGCCCTACGTGTGCCCCGTTGAGGGTTGCAACAAGGCCTACAGCAACTCATCGGATCGCTTCAAGCACACCCGTACCCATGAGACGGATAAGCCGTACGTGTGCAAAGTACCCGGATGCCAGAAACGCTACACAGACCCCTCGTCGCTGCGGAAGCACGTGAAGACCTTCAAGCACGCATCTGCCGAAACGGAAATTAAGGTGAATGTCAAGATTGCCGCATCGGAAGATCTCCAAGAAGCTGAAACGGCGGAAATGATTGACGCCCAACCATCACCACATATCCTCGAACACTCCACGGAGGATTCGTCTTACCCACAGTCACATCATCCTGCCACCTTCCACGGGACCCTCTTCCACAAAATTCATCCACCCACGAGTAAGGGGTTCTGGTATCACAGCCCCATTGAGGGTATAAAGCTGGAGGATATGGAAATTGATCTCCCACTGGATCTCAGTCTCCACCGGAGCAAGTAA
- the LOC129793579 gene encoding 5'-nucleotidase isoform X1: MRKLGLFVLNFQGMAGFAAQAALRSKWGDLVDSGSASLPEPSEMSQSLKNVVGWLKQASIEVREAGKRAVTTLQNTHPTTVLGRKDGVGMDGQGAPEKDVAVSSVVHCNSHSPHHRETPAASRDVITILHFNDVYNIEPNSASEPIGGAARFAKAIQSFSDLKPLVLFSGDAFSPSMLSTYTQGEQMIPVLNSVNTKCAVFGNHDFDHGLDVLSKWVNRCHFPWLMSNVVDNETGRPLGDGKITHIMRYGEHKIGLVGLVERQWLETLPTIDPKEVTFIDFSKAAHELAAELRKEGCDIVIALTHMRTPNDEELARQCPEIDLILGGHDHVFEVIKVNGTNIVKSGTDFRQFSKIAIENDRDECGRLKMEIERVDVTSSYEEDEDLKAELDRYSSTIESKMSEVLGTFSVELDGRFSQIRTAETNLGDWVCDVILSATGADVVLINSGTFRSDQIHPAGPFTMRDLVNVVPMRDPLIVLEMSGKVLLQALENAVSGYPKLEGRFVQVSGLSFVFDPSQPPGRRVEERLVRVADEWLKLDQNYAVCIKNYLYSGCDGFTMFKDCKVLLDEDSCPEIGLAIQNHFKAIDVRMGKGRPSKHRQSLVTLSRRHSTVQMMDSMELDGPTPVRRISLQKSMDSVPKLLRRTSLDDLEQTSCQLAPDIQHRIISAQNSEHVQELLRRRETQEKNTVIKEVDEYS; encoded by the exons ATGAGAAAATTAGGATTATTCGTCCTGAATTT TCAGGGAATGGCTGGATTTGCAGCGCAAGCAGCTCTCCGGTCCAAATGGGGTGATCTCGTGGATTCTGGCTCCGCGAGCCTCCCGGAACCGTCAGAGATGTCTCAAAGTCTCAAGAATGTCGTCGGTTGGCTCAAACAG GCATCAATTGAGGTGAGAGAAGCCGGCAAGAGAGCCGTAACGACACTCCAGAATACTCATCCAACGACAGTTTTGGGTCGCAAAGACGGCGTCGGTATGGATGGGCAGGGCGCCCCGGAGAAGGATGTCGCCGTCTCGTCGGTGGTGCACTGCAATAGTCACTCGCCACACCACCGTGAGACCCCAGCCGCATCCAGGGACGTCATCACAATCCTCCATTTCAACGACGTGTACAACATCGAGCCGAACTCGGCGTCAGAACCCATTGGGGGCGCCGCGAGATTCGCAAAGGCCATCCAAAGCTTCAGCGACCTAAAGCCACTGGTGCTCTTCAGTGGTGATGCTTTCTCACCCAGTATGCTCAGCACCTACACGCAGGGCGAGCAGATGATCCCCGTGCTCAATAGTGTCAATACAAAATGTGCCGTCTTCG GAAATCATGATTTTGATCATGGTCTGGATGTCCTGTCCAAGTGGGTGAATCGCTGCCACTTTCCCTGGCTCATGTCCAATGTTGTGGACAATGAAACAGGACGTCCCCTGGGCGATGGCAAGATCACACATATCATGCGCTATGGGGAGCATAAAATTGGTCTTGTGGGGCTTGTGGAGCGTCAATGGTTGGAGACGTTGCCCACGATAGATCCCAAGGAGGTAACCTTCATTGACTTCTCCAAGGCGGCCCATGAGTTGGCGGCTGAGCTGCGAAAGGAGGGATGTGACATTGTTATCGCCCTCACACACATGCGAACGCCCAATGATGAGGAATTGGCGCGGCAATGCCCGGAGATTGATCTCATCCTCGGTGGGCATGATCATGTTTTTGAAGTTATTAAG GTCAATGGCACTAATATCGTAAAATCTGGCACGGATTTTCGGCAATTCTCCAAGATCGCCATTGAAAATGATCGCGATGAATGCGGGCGATTGAAGATGGAAATTGAGCGAGTCGATGTGACGTCTTCGTATGAGgaggatgaagatttgaaggCTGAACTCGATCGCTACTCCTCGACAATTGAGTCGAAGATGAGTGAGGTTCTTGGCACATTTTCCGTTGAGCTCGATGGGCGCTTCTCGCAAATTCGCACAGCTGAGACAAATCTCGGTGATTGGGTTTGCGATGTGATCCTATCGGCAACGGGTGCTGATGTGGTGCTCATCAATTCGGGAACATTTCGCAGTGATCAAATTCATCCAGCTGGTCCATTTACAATGCGTGACCTCGTCAATGTTGTCCCAATGCGTGATCCACTTATTGTCCTCGAAATGTCCGGAAAGGTGCTGCTGCAGGCACTTGAGAATGCCGTCTCCGGGTATCCAAAGCTCGAGGGGCGCTTTGTGCAAGTTTCCGGGCTGTCGTTTGTCTTTGATCCATCCCAACCACCTGGGAGACGTGTTGAGGAGCGCCTTGTACGTGTGGCTGATGAATGGCTCAAACTGGACCAGAATTATGCGGTTTGCATTAAGAATTATCTCTACAGTGGCTGCGATGGGTTCACCATGTTCAAGGATTGCAAAGTTTtg CTCGATGAGGATTCATGTCCGGAAATTGGGCTAGCTATTCAGAATCATTTCAAGGCGATCGATGTGCGAATGGGCAAAGGACGCCCATCGAAGCACAGACAGAGTCTCGTTACTCTCTCGAGGCGCCACAGCACCGTCCAGATGATGGATAGTATGGAATTAGATGGCCCAACGCCTGTGCGAAGGATTTCACTGCAAAAATCCATGGATAGTGTCCCAAAACTCCTTCGCAGGACCTCCTTGGATGACCTGGAGCAGACAAGCTGCCAGCTAGCCCCTGATATTCAGCACCGAATTATTTCAGCACAGAATTCTGAG CACGTTCAGGAGCTTCTGAGGCGCCGTGAGACGCAAGAAAAGAATACCGTAATCAAGGAGGTGGATGAATACTCATAA
- the LOC129793579 gene encoding 5'-nucleotidase isoform X2, with protein sequence MAGFAAQAALRSKWGDLVDSGSASLPEPSEMSQSLKNVVGWLKQASIEVREAGKRAVTTLQNTHPTTVLGRKDGVGMDGQGAPEKDVAVSSVVHCNSHSPHHRETPAASRDVITILHFNDVYNIEPNSASEPIGGAARFAKAIQSFSDLKPLVLFSGDAFSPSMLSTYTQGEQMIPVLNSVNTKCAVFGNHDFDHGLDVLSKWVNRCHFPWLMSNVVDNETGRPLGDGKITHIMRYGEHKIGLVGLVERQWLETLPTIDPKEVTFIDFSKAAHELAAELRKEGCDIVIALTHMRTPNDEELARQCPEIDLILGGHDHVFEVIKVNGTNIVKSGTDFRQFSKIAIENDRDECGRLKMEIERVDVTSSYEEDEDLKAELDRYSSTIESKMSEVLGTFSVELDGRFSQIRTAETNLGDWVCDVILSATGADVVLINSGTFRSDQIHPAGPFTMRDLVNVVPMRDPLIVLEMSGKVLLQALENAVSGYPKLEGRFVQVSGLSFVFDPSQPPGRRVEERLVRVADEWLKLDQNYAVCIKNYLYSGCDGFTMFKDCKVLLDEDSCPEIGLAIQNHFKAIDVRMGKGRPSKHRQSLVTLSRRHSTVQMMDSMELDGPTPVRRISLQKSMDSVPKLLRRTSLDDLEQTSCQLAPDIQHRIISAQNSEHVQELLRRRETQEKNTVIKEVDEYS encoded by the exons ATGGCTGGATTTGCAGCGCAAGCAGCTCTCCGGTCCAAATGGGGTGATCTCGTGGATTCTGGCTCCGCGAGCCTCCCGGAACCGTCAGAGATGTCTCAAAGTCTCAAGAATGTCGTCGGTTGGCTCAAACAG GCATCAATTGAGGTGAGAGAAGCCGGCAAGAGAGCCGTAACGACACTCCAGAATACTCATCCAACGACAGTTTTGGGTCGCAAAGACGGCGTCGGTATGGATGGGCAGGGCGCCCCGGAGAAGGATGTCGCCGTCTCGTCGGTGGTGCACTGCAATAGTCACTCGCCACACCACCGTGAGACCCCAGCCGCATCCAGGGACGTCATCACAATCCTCCATTTCAACGACGTGTACAACATCGAGCCGAACTCGGCGTCAGAACCCATTGGGGGCGCCGCGAGATTCGCAAAGGCCATCCAAAGCTTCAGCGACCTAAAGCCACTGGTGCTCTTCAGTGGTGATGCTTTCTCACCCAGTATGCTCAGCACCTACACGCAGGGCGAGCAGATGATCCCCGTGCTCAATAGTGTCAATACAAAATGTGCCGTCTTCG GAAATCATGATTTTGATCATGGTCTGGATGTCCTGTCCAAGTGGGTGAATCGCTGCCACTTTCCCTGGCTCATGTCCAATGTTGTGGACAATGAAACAGGACGTCCCCTGGGCGATGGCAAGATCACACATATCATGCGCTATGGGGAGCATAAAATTGGTCTTGTGGGGCTTGTGGAGCGTCAATGGTTGGAGACGTTGCCCACGATAGATCCCAAGGAGGTAACCTTCATTGACTTCTCCAAGGCGGCCCATGAGTTGGCGGCTGAGCTGCGAAAGGAGGGATGTGACATTGTTATCGCCCTCACACACATGCGAACGCCCAATGATGAGGAATTGGCGCGGCAATGCCCGGAGATTGATCTCATCCTCGGTGGGCATGATCATGTTTTTGAAGTTATTAAG GTCAATGGCACTAATATCGTAAAATCTGGCACGGATTTTCGGCAATTCTCCAAGATCGCCATTGAAAATGATCGCGATGAATGCGGGCGATTGAAGATGGAAATTGAGCGAGTCGATGTGACGTCTTCGTATGAGgaggatgaagatttgaaggCTGAACTCGATCGCTACTCCTCGACAATTGAGTCGAAGATGAGTGAGGTTCTTGGCACATTTTCCGTTGAGCTCGATGGGCGCTTCTCGCAAATTCGCACAGCTGAGACAAATCTCGGTGATTGGGTTTGCGATGTGATCCTATCGGCAACGGGTGCTGATGTGGTGCTCATCAATTCGGGAACATTTCGCAGTGATCAAATTCATCCAGCTGGTCCATTTACAATGCGTGACCTCGTCAATGTTGTCCCAATGCGTGATCCACTTATTGTCCTCGAAATGTCCGGAAAGGTGCTGCTGCAGGCACTTGAGAATGCCGTCTCCGGGTATCCAAAGCTCGAGGGGCGCTTTGTGCAAGTTTCCGGGCTGTCGTTTGTCTTTGATCCATCCCAACCACCTGGGAGACGTGTTGAGGAGCGCCTTGTACGTGTGGCTGATGAATGGCTCAAACTGGACCAGAATTATGCGGTTTGCATTAAGAATTATCTCTACAGTGGCTGCGATGGGTTCACCATGTTCAAGGATTGCAAAGTTTtg CTCGATGAGGATTCATGTCCGGAAATTGGGCTAGCTATTCAGAATCATTTCAAGGCGATCGATGTGCGAATGGGCAAAGGACGCCCATCGAAGCACAGACAGAGTCTCGTTACTCTCTCGAGGCGCCACAGCACCGTCCAGATGATGGATAGTATGGAATTAGATGGCCCAACGCCTGTGCGAAGGATTTCACTGCAAAAATCCATGGATAGTGTCCCAAAACTCCTTCGCAGGACCTCCTTGGATGACCTGGAGCAGACAAGCTGCCAGCTAGCCCCTGATATTCAGCACCGAATTATTTCAGCACAGAATTCTGAG CACGTTCAGGAGCTTCTGAGGCGCCGTGAGACGCAAGAAAAGAATACCGTAATCAAGGAGGTGGATGAATACTCATAA
- the LOC129793583 gene encoding zinc finger protein 62-like, with product MSSGSDSGKIFWVNSCHQCFRQGEDLLQVAFSGSGGYTYAELINYLIGDYVKCNPDFPGQICGDCAGSLVSACEFKRKCIRNIEDFRERGASSSEYLKIECQEVVEKSEEDCRRFEDQAQDEKSKEKLIESIGFTCGECGKILSTKGSLKSHLSRHRQAGEYKCPECEEIFRNFNARKRHINLIHLHRKVHQCPFCEESFQYHNTHREHIRKVHEKEQDVECSDCPKKFFSHEELLQHRVIHDFVPKCEDCGKIYRDIRALKKHMRILHKISKYQPPELIPILHRSQKTPEIPRKTFFCEKCQKHFKGPLNLQNHLRTIHREWLCTECGEIIRGTSYSVHMESHRETPQVCTECGRTLSSSSALKKHQKRVHGPKITKKFDCPHCDLQFASPHTRRYHIAKLHTRKPLYTCHCGQEFLYHHVYKRHVRRDHTGEFPYACDVCPKKFLTLAECRRHRQSHFSERSFKCSICEKDFKTDVALYIHKKSHRKGER from the exons ATGTCCAGTGGATCAGATTCAG GGAAGATTTTTTGGGTAAATTCCTGTCATCAATGCTTCCGGCAAGGAGAGGATCTTCTGCAAGTGGCTTTCAGTGGCTCTGGAGGTTACACATAtgctgaattaattaattatctgaTTGGAGATTATGTTAAATGCAATCCTGATTTTCCTGGACAAATCTGTGGGGATTGTGCAGGAAGTTTAGTCAGTGCTTGTGAATTCAAGAGGAAGTGTATAAGGAATATTGAGGATTTTAGAGAAAGAGGAGCTTCTTCTTCCGAAtacttgaaaattgaatgtCAGGAAGTTGTAGAAAAGTCGGAAGAAGATTGCCGACGGTTTGAAGATCAAGCTCaggatgaaaaatcaaaagaaaagctaATAGAATCAATCGGCTTTACATGTGGTGAATGTGGGAAGATTCTCTCGACCAAAGGCAGCTTGAAATCTCATCTCTCCCGACACAGACAAGCCGGAGAGTACAAATGCCCCGAATGCGAGGAGATCTTCCGTAATTTCAATGCCCGGAAGCGGCATATTAATCTCATTCACCTTCACAGGAAGGTTCATCAGTGTCCTTTTTGCGAGGAGTCCTTCCAGTATCACAACACCCACCGGGAGCACATCCGGAAGGTTCATGAGAAGGAGCAGGACGTGGAATGCTCTGACTGTccgaaaaaattcttttcccaCGAAGAACTTCTCCAGCATCGTGTAATTCACGACTTTGTACCCAAATGCGAGGATTGTGGGAAGATTTATCGAGATATTCGTGCCCTGAAGAAACACATGAGGATTCTTCATAAAATCTCCAAATATCAGCCACCAGAATTAATTCCCATATTGCACAGAAGTCAGAAAACTCCCGAAATTCCGCGGAAGacatttttctgtgaaaaatgcCAGAAACACTTCAAGGGGCCTCTGAATCTCCAAAATCACCTCCGGACAATTCATCGGGAGTGGCTTTGTACGGAATGTGGGGAGATTATACGCGGTACATCGTATTCTGTTCATATGGAGTCACACAGGGAGACTCCGCAGGTGTGCACGGAGTGTGGGAGGACTCTGAGTTCGAGTTCAGCACTCAAGAAGCATCAAAAGCGCGTACATGGCCCCAAAATTACGAAGAAATTCGACTGCCCGCACTGTGATCTGCAATTTGCCTCTCCTCACACACGGAGGTATCACATTGCCAAGCTCCACACCCGGAAACCTCTCTACACATGCCACTGTGGTCAGGAATTTCTCTATCATCATGTCTACAAACG GCATGTCCGTCGTGATCATACAGGAGAATTTCCGTATGCTTGTGATGTCTGCCCTAAGAAATTCCTGACCCTTGCTGAGTGTCGCCGGCATAGGCAGAGTCATTTCAGTGAGCGCAGCTTCAAATGCAGCATCTGCGAAAAGGACTTCAAGACTGACGTTGCTCTTTACATCCACAAAAAGAGCCACAGGAAGGGCGAGAGATGA
- the LOC129793579 gene encoding 5'-nucleotidase isoform X4 — MDGQGAPEKDVAVSSVVHCNSHSPHHRETPAASRDVITILHFNDVYNIEPNSASEPIGGAARFAKAIQSFSDLKPLVLFSGDAFSPSMLSTYTQGEQMIPVLNSVNTKCAVFGNHDFDHGLDVLSKWVNRCHFPWLMSNVVDNETGRPLGDGKITHIMRYGEHKIGLVGLVERQWLETLPTIDPKEVTFIDFSKAAHELAAELRKEGCDIVIALTHMRTPNDEELARQCPEIDLILGGHDHVFEVIKVNGTNIVKSGTDFRQFSKIAIENDRDECGRLKMEIERVDVTSSYEEDEDLKAELDRYSSTIESKMSEVLGTFSVELDGRFSQIRTAETNLGDWVCDVILSATGADVVLINSGTFRSDQIHPAGPFTMRDLVNVVPMRDPLIVLEMSGKVLLQALENAVSGYPKLEGRFVQVSGLSFVFDPSQPPGRRVEERLVRVADEWLKLDQNYAVCIKNYLYSGCDGFTMFKDCKVLLDEDSCPEIGLAIQNHFKAIDVRMGKGRPSKHRQSLVTLSRRHSTVQMMDSMELDGPTPVRRISLQKSMDSVPKLLRRTSLDDLEQTSCQLAPDIQHRIISAQNSEHVQELLRRRETQEKNTVIKEVDEYS; from the exons ATGGATGGGCAGGGCGCCCCGGAGAAGGATGTCGCCGTCTCGTCGGTGGTGCACTGCAATAGTCACTCGCCACACCACCGTGAGACCCCAGCCGCATCCAGGGACGTCATCACAATCCTCCATTTCAACGACGTGTACAACATCGAGCCGAACTCGGCGTCAGAACCCATTGGGGGCGCCGCGAGATTCGCAAAGGCCATCCAAAGCTTCAGCGACCTAAAGCCACTGGTGCTCTTCAGTGGTGATGCTTTCTCACCCAGTATGCTCAGCACCTACACGCAGGGCGAGCAGATGATCCCCGTGCTCAATAGTGTCAATACAAAATGTGCCGTCTTCG GAAATCATGATTTTGATCATGGTCTGGATGTCCTGTCCAAGTGGGTGAATCGCTGCCACTTTCCCTGGCTCATGTCCAATGTTGTGGACAATGAAACAGGACGTCCCCTGGGCGATGGCAAGATCACACATATCATGCGCTATGGGGAGCATAAAATTGGTCTTGTGGGGCTTGTGGAGCGTCAATGGTTGGAGACGTTGCCCACGATAGATCCCAAGGAGGTAACCTTCATTGACTTCTCCAAGGCGGCCCATGAGTTGGCGGCTGAGCTGCGAAAGGAGGGATGTGACATTGTTATCGCCCTCACACACATGCGAACGCCCAATGATGAGGAATTGGCGCGGCAATGCCCGGAGATTGATCTCATCCTCGGTGGGCATGATCATGTTTTTGAAGTTATTAAG GTCAATGGCACTAATATCGTAAAATCTGGCACGGATTTTCGGCAATTCTCCAAGATCGCCATTGAAAATGATCGCGATGAATGCGGGCGATTGAAGATGGAAATTGAGCGAGTCGATGTGACGTCTTCGTATGAGgaggatgaagatttgaaggCTGAACTCGATCGCTACTCCTCGACAATTGAGTCGAAGATGAGTGAGGTTCTTGGCACATTTTCCGTTGAGCTCGATGGGCGCTTCTCGCAAATTCGCACAGCTGAGACAAATCTCGGTGATTGGGTTTGCGATGTGATCCTATCGGCAACGGGTGCTGATGTGGTGCTCATCAATTCGGGAACATTTCGCAGTGATCAAATTCATCCAGCTGGTCCATTTACAATGCGTGACCTCGTCAATGTTGTCCCAATGCGTGATCCACTTATTGTCCTCGAAATGTCCGGAAAGGTGCTGCTGCAGGCACTTGAGAATGCCGTCTCCGGGTATCCAAAGCTCGAGGGGCGCTTTGTGCAAGTTTCCGGGCTGTCGTTTGTCTTTGATCCATCCCAACCACCTGGGAGACGTGTTGAGGAGCGCCTTGTACGTGTGGCTGATGAATGGCTCAAACTGGACCAGAATTATGCGGTTTGCATTAAGAATTATCTCTACAGTGGCTGCGATGGGTTCACCATGTTCAAGGATTGCAAAGTTTtg CTCGATGAGGATTCATGTCCGGAAATTGGGCTAGCTATTCAGAATCATTTCAAGGCGATCGATGTGCGAATGGGCAAAGGACGCCCATCGAAGCACAGACAGAGTCTCGTTACTCTCTCGAGGCGCCACAGCACCGTCCAGATGATGGATAGTATGGAATTAGATGGCCCAACGCCTGTGCGAAGGATTTCACTGCAAAAATCCATGGATAGTGTCCCAAAACTCCTTCGCAGGACCTCCTTGGATGACCTGGAGCAGACAAGCTGCCAGCTAGCCCCTGATATTCAGCACCGAATTATTTCAGCACAGAATTCTGAG CACGTTCAGGAGCTTCTGAGGCGCCGTGAGACGCAAGAAAAGAATACCGTAATCAAGGAGGTGGATGAATACTCATAA
- the LOC129793579 gene encoding 5'-nucleotidase isoform X3, which yields MYFFITLKSRAASIEVREAGKRAVTTLQNTHPTTVLGRKDGVGMDGQGAPEKDVAVSSVVHCNSHSPHHRETPAASRDVITILHFNDVYNIEPNSASEPIGGAARFAKAIQSFSDLKPLVLFSGDAFSPSMLSTYTQGEQMIPVLNSVNTKCAVFGNHDFDHGLDVLSKWVNRCHFPWLMSNVVDNETGRPLGDGKITHIMRYGEHKIGLVGLVERQWLETLPTIDPKEVTFIDFSKAAHELAAELRKEGCDIVIALTHMRTPNDEELARQCPEIDLILGGHDHVFEVIKVNGTNIVKSGTDFRQFSKIAIENDRDECGRLKMEIERVDVTSSYEEDEDLKAELDRYSSTIESKMSEVLGTFSVELDGRFSQIRTAETNLGDWVCDVILSATGADVVLINSGTFRSDQIHPAGPFTMRDLVNVVPMRDPLIVLEMSGKVLLQALENAVSGYPKLEGRFVQVSGLSFVFDPSQPPGRRVEERLVRVADEWLKLDQNYAVCIKNYLYSGCDGFTMFKDCKVLLDEDSCPEIGLAIQNHFKAIDVRMGKGRPSKHRQSLVTLSRRHSTVQMMDSMELDGPTPVRRISLQKSMDSVPKLLRRTSLDDLEQTSCQLAPDIQHRIISAQNSEHVQELLRRRETQEKNTVIKEVDEYS from the exons atgtatttttttattaccttaAAATCACGCGCA GCATCAATTGAGGTGAGAGAAGCCGGCAAGAGAGCCGTAACGACACTCCAGAATACTCATCCAACGACAGTTTTGGGTCGCAAAGACGGCGTCGGTATGGATGGGCAGGGCGCCCCGGAGAAGGATGTCGCCGTCTCGTCGGTGGTGCACTGCAATAGTCACTCGCCACACCACCGTGAGACCCCAGCCGCATCCAGGGACGTCATCACAATCCTCCATTTCAACGACGTGTACAACATCGAGCCGAACTCGGCGTCAGAACCCATTGGGGGCGCCGCGAGATTCGCAAAGGCCATCCAAAGCTTCAGCGACCTAAAGCCACTGGTGCTCTTCAGTGGTGATGCTTTCTCACCCAGTATGCTCAGCACCTACACGCAGGGCGAGCAGATGATCCCCGTGCTCAATAGTGTCAATACAAAATGTGCCGTCTTCG GAAATCATGATTTTGATCATGGTCTGGATGTCCTGTCCAAGTGGGTGAATCGCTGCCACTTTCCCTGGCTCATGTCCAATGTTGTGGACAATGAAACAGGACGTCCCCTGGGCGATGGCAAGATCACACATATCATGCGCTATGGGGAGCATAAAATTGGTCTTGTGGGGCTTGTGGAGCGTCAATGGTTGGAGACGTTGCCCACGATAGATCCCAAGGAGGTAACCTTCATTGACTTCTCCAAGGCGGCCCATGAGTTGGCGGCTGAGCTGCGAAAGGAGGGATGTGACATTGTTATCGCCCTCACACACATGCGAACGCCCAATGATGAGGAATTGGCGCGGCAATGCCCGGAGATTGATCTCATCCTCGGTGGGCATGATCATGTTTTTGAAGTTATTAAG GTCAATGGCACTAATATCGTAAAATCTGGCACGGATTTTCGGCAATTCTCCAAGATCGCCATTGAAAATGATCGCGATGAATGCGGGCGATTGAAGATGGAAATTGAGCGAGTCGATGTGACGTCTTCGTATGAGgaggatgaagatttgaaggCTGAACTCGATCGCTACTCCTCGACAATTGAGTCGAAGATGAGTGAGGTTCTTGGCACATTTTCCGTTGAGCTCGATGGGCGCTTCTCGCAAATTCGCACAGCTGAGACAAATCTCGGTGATTGGGTTTGCGATGTGATCCTATCGGCAACGGGTGCTGATGTGGTGCTCATCAATTCGGGAACATTTCGCAGTGATCAAATTCATCCAGCTGGTCCATTTACAATGCGTGACCTCGTCAATGTTGTCCCAATGCGTGATCCACTTATTGTCCTCGAAATGTCCGGAAAGGTGCTGCTGCAGGCACTTGAGAATGCCGTCTCCGGGTATCCAAAGCTCGAGGGGCGCTTTGTGCAAGTTTCCGGGCTGTCGTTTGTCTTTGATCCATCCCAACCACCTGGGAGACGTGTTGAGGAGCGCCTTGTACGTGTGGCTGATGAATGGCTCAAACTGGACCAGAATTATGCGGTTTGCATTAAGAATTATCTCTACAGTGGCTGCGATGGGTTCACCATGTTCAAGGATTGCAAAGTTTtg CTCGATGAGGATTCATGTCCGGAAATTGGGCTAGCTATTCAGAATCATTTCAAGGCGATCGATGTGCGAATGGGCAAAGGACGCCCATCGAAGCACAGACAGAGTCTCGTTACTCTCTCGAGGCGCCACAGCACCGTCCAGATGATGGATAGTATGGAATTAGATGGCCCAACGCCTGTGCGAAGGATTTCACTGCAAAAATCCATGGATAGTGTCCCAAAACTCCTTCGCAGGACCTCCTTGGATGACCTGGAGCAGACAAGCTGCCAGCTAGCCCCTGATATTCAGCACCGAATTATTTCAGCACAGAATTCTGAG CACGTTCAGGAGCTTCTGAGGCGCCGTGAGACGCAAGAAAAGAATACCGTAATCAAGGAGGTGGATGAATACTCATAA